The genomic DNA CATGCTGATCATCTCGGGGGCGCGGCGGCCATTTTTAACAACTTTACGGTAAGGCAGGTCTATGACAGCGGCCAGACTACGACGAGCGGTTTATACCGCCAGTACCTCGAGACAGTCCAGAAAAAGAATATTCCGTTTAGCGTGCTGACAGCCGGCCAGATGGTCGACATTGGCGGCGGCGCGCTACTCAAGGCCTTGGCGCCGGAAAAACCATATATTCAAGGTACCGAATCCGACTTAAACAATAACTCCATTGTTGTCAAACTGGTTTATGGGAATTTTTCCATGCTGCTAACCGGCGATGCCGAAAAAGAAGCGGAGGAGCGCATGCTGAAAAGTGGCAGCGCCGAACTGAAGAGTACCATCCTTAAGAGCGCCCATCACGGCAGCAGCAGTTCATCCACTCCTGCCTTCCTGGCGGCGGTGGCGCCAGAGGCGGTCATTATCTCGGTCGGGGCCAACAATGACTACCATCACCCCCATCCCAGCACATTAAAAAAAT from Thermosinus carboxydivorans Nor1 includes the following:
- a CDS encoding ComEC/Rec2 family competence protein, with protein sequence MGKIWRWRRLLAVCLAILLVIAAGCGGQGKTAVEPQKASGQSTAGTVTVKVLDVGQGDAILIRTGGQTVLIDTGDVPAREQLVKYIKNEGITVIDKLIITHPHADHLGGAAAIFNNFTVRQVYDSGQTTTSGLYRQYLETVQKKNIPFSVLTAGQMVDIGGGALLKALAPEKPYIQGTESDLNNNSIVVKLVYGNFSMLLTGDAEKEAEERMLKSGSAELKSTILKSAHHGSSSSSTPAFLAAVAPEAVIISVGANNDYHHPHPSTLKKYNERKLKIYRTDKDGTVTVTTDGKGYTISKEKG